The genomic stretch GTTCACCAGCCTTTCCTTGAGGCTCTGTCAATGTACACCAAGAGAACCATCGCGATGGGACTGTTTCATCCAGCGGTGCGGATCGTCAAGGTTGGCTGCTCGGGATTCACGGCGGCCGAGGGAAGATTGAAGATCTTTCCTACGATGGACAGGGCTGGGGTGGTAGACTTGTTGGCTATGTTGTGTGAGAAGGCTGTTTCGCAGCAGCGTTGAGCGAGTGACAGAACAGCGGTACAGGGAGTGGAATTGTATGTTTCTGCGCTGACTGATGAGGATTTGTTTCGGGACACCAGCGTCAAAGGTGCAGCGTCGAATGTATTTGATTTTCAGTTTCAGGCATAAGAAAAGAGATGTCAAGATGTGACACGGTCATTCCTAcatcctttttatttatgACTGCTAACTCGAGTGATCCTACAGAAAAGCTCTTACAACCTCCAGGAATGGTCGTCTATCTCATGAACCCCCTCttgccatcaccatcagcaTCCTTCATGGGGTTCAGCCGATCGAGCAAGCTGGGCTTCGCCTTCTCCGTGTTGACGCTGCTCGAGCCAAGACCGGTCGTGCCAGTAGTGCTGGAAATGTTCTCTTCGGACGAGGACATGGACGAAGAAATGCCTGATGTACCAGTGGTGGCAGTGCTTCTGCTGGTGCTCGAGGTCATCTTGTTGGGAGCGGGTCCGCTGCCAATCTCGTGGCCGCAGCCCTGCTGATGCACACCCTTGGGGCAGCCCTCAAAGGCACCGTAGCGCTCGGAGCTTCCTCCCAGAGCACCACCCTGCTGCTTGAATTCGTTCATCGACATGGCCGGGAGAGTGGTGGTGCCGTGGTGCTTGGCCTGCTCGTGATGGACCTCGTGGATGGGCACCGTGGTGTGGACCACTGAGGGTTGGATGGTCTCCTTGTGGATCACAGGTTGAATCGTCTCGTGGACGTGGCTGCGATGATGAGTCAgttgggttgttgctgcaggCGGGATGTGGGGAAACCATACTGGTGAACCTGCTCACCCTGAACGACGGGGGCGTGGCTCTGCGTGTGGGTGGTGCCCGTAACGGTGCGCTCATCTTTGATCTTGCCGGCCTCGGCTCTCAAGGCTCTCTCGGTGGCCTCGTTGTCGCGGTTGTCGAACTCGCGGTTGACGACCTTGCCGCGATTGTGGATGTGCTGCTCGGGAAGGACTTCGGTGTCGTGGATGGGCTGGACCTTGCGATGGTAGTGGTCCTGGTGGACCTCCTTGTCGATGGCGGTGTTGATCTCCTCGTGCTGGGTTGGGCGGACGGTTTCCTTTTTCACGGCGGGTGCGACCCGCTCCTCGACCGTGGTGTCGTGGTGACCTGCCTTGGAGACGAACTCGTCGACGGCTTGCTTTGCTCGATCCATGATGGTGAGTTGTTTGTTTCGGAAAGAGAGATGAGGGTGAATTAGTGTGGGGAAGTTGATGGGTTGCAATAGACGGATCatggatggtgggatggagTTCTTATAAGGTAACTCGCTACGGGTAGAAcctggggctggggggcaTTGTCAATGGTGACGTTGGTCGATGACCTCAACCGCCATTGCTAGTGACGTTGACTCGTCTCCCATCTTGCTCGGACTCTGGGGCAGACTAGGTTCGATGTGTTGAGCAGATGCTGGCCATCTGATCATACATTACATGGTGTAGGTTCGCGGTTCGGGAGTCCTCGGAGGAAACGGTCCTCATCAGCAAGGTAGTAAGGGTGGTGTGTTGGAGCCAACATGGCCAACCAGTCTCCAGCAAACCCAACGATCGAGAGATCGGCGGATCGCCCGTATCCTCGTGCCTTAGTCCCGGGTCCAGACTTACAGGGCTATTCCTGGTTGATTGGTTGCAGtaaggggggggagaaggggggggtgcTAGCCACTGCATCACCACACACCTCCAGCACAAAGATGGAAGCTATGGCCACGAATGACGCTGTCCAGTGGATCAACAACGCTTACACGCGGGGAGAACCTCCAATCATGACGTTTAGCCTCTTCCAGATGGATACGCTACGATATGTGCTCGGGGAAGATCCGATCTCAGAGAGCATGGCAACCTACGGCAAGCTATGGCAATGTCCGTTGAACGCCGGCTTCTACCACGACCTAGTCTAGCTTCATCCACCTCAGCTCCCCCCTTCATCGTGAAACATGCTCTCGTGTCGGTCTACTTTGGCAGTATAAGCACCAGTTCAAACTTGGGGAATCAATATGGGACAGAAGAGCAGTTGCCTCACGCACAAACATACCGATTTAGGAACCGCATCGGCCGAACAGCATCGCCAGCCTGAGAACGGCACAGCCCAGGACCTTCTCAAGGATATCGCCCGGAAAAGCAAGCTCCAGGCTCGCGGGATGTCGGGGAAATGTCAAGATGGCGAGGCTAGCACCGGGAGCTCGATGCACGTAGCGGAGCAGAATGGAAACGCAGTTGGCGAGAGTGCATCAACAAAGCGGTTGAGGATCACCTCAACTGAAGATACTGATACGGAGACAACTGTTACTGCGCGTAAGTTTGTCCCATTCTGTCGTCATAAAAATTGCATGTGGCTGATAGTGTGCGCACCCCTTGTTATCTAGCCGTCGTTCAAGAGGTCGTGAAACCCCACGTCCACGAGATTCGACAAGAGGAAATCCATCGCGACATCCATGTACACACAAACCACACCATTATCCAGCCTGTCTACGATCTCGAAGCTCTACCACCGCGGCACTTTGTCCCCGACGAGACTGGAAAGCTGGTTGAGGTCAGCGAGTCAGACCTACCCGCGTGCACGGGACGAAATGCCCAATGGCACATCGCGGCTGGCCCCGTCCCCGACAAAACCAAGAGCAAGCAGGCTCTCGGGACGGCGGCGATTACCAAAACCGGGTCACCCaatagcagcagcagggccaTGAACGACTCGGACACTTCCTCGTCGACGGATTCCGTGCCCGTGATGGAGGTTggccagcaagaagaagcggtAAGAATGATGACAACCCCCCTATGATTGCGAGAAAAGACTCAACATCTGACTCGCAGTATTGCCTCGCTCCCGAGCATCAGAAGCCAATTGTGCAGAAGGCTGCCGTCCCAAGGTCAATAACGACGCAAGCCAATGAAGGTACGACAAAGAAAACCTCTCGACTGCCGAAACCGTCGACTGCGGGTCAAACAACAACGGTGGCTGCAAAGTAGCAAAGCCTGAGCTGCATTTGTGTCCATCTAGGTGTGTTGCGGGAAGGCTTTGTCATTGGTTGCCTATGTCTTTCTTTTGTTGTCAAAGTATGTTGGTCAAAGACACGGCGATTGTCAGTTAGCGGCTTGTTATCAAGCTTGGTGAGAGATGATTCAAGTTGGGAATGGTGGAAATTTAGACGTGTCCAAGGTAGATACCTCCCTACAGCTAGGTACATGATTCtctttaaagaaaaagaaaatggaTATGGGTAGTGACTTTCCAGTCAGGATTACAGTTGTGTATGGGAGCCAATGTCATGCTTGATGATAAAAGCTGAGATATAATGATGCGACTTGTGTCTACGGTAGGTGCGTCAGtaaaggtacctaggtaggtagctatTGTACTTAGTCTTGGCATCAACATGTGGTAGCTAGGTATTTCAGATTGTCCTTGACAGAACTGTGGCACAATTCTCAACTCATGTAATGGCTAGAATAAAAGCATcgagtcgtcgtcgtcgccatTGAGGTGGACATTTCCCGTTGCCTCCAGCCCCTCATAATCACGGCACCTCCCTGTAGTACCCACTCCACATTGAAGCATGCGATTAAGTGATTCTCATGCTTCTCTTCGATCATCAAATAGCCTAGAACTTCCTTTTGGCACAGTTCCATCACCACACGTCACTAATGTCGTGTTGGAACAGCACAACCTCTGTTCACCTCGGGTCTGGTAAACTTGTCACCCCATCGACTGCATCAAGTCAAGTTTCCGAGTGTCGAAGTGAGGTGGAGAACAAGGAGAAACTTGATCAGTTTTGAATACCATGCCTGTTCGAAATGAATCCCTTCGCACAAAGACCAAAAGCCAAAAGCGTCACTCCCTCTTTATTCATGAAGGCTGCTCGATCTGTGACATTTCTACATTGTTGTGAGCCTTCAGAGGATTTATACATGTCACAATGCCTCAGGGCCATCGTAACTGGGTGTAACTACCTCATCTGCTTGAATCCTGAGCAAACGGCCTTTTCGACATTTTTGTGCTCTTGCTTGGGAGGCATACCGATTGGACCTACCTTGGCCCACCTACACCTACCCACTGTTGCTTAGGTACactatcgattttaaatttGCCAGAATGGTCGACGTCACCGACGAAGATGATTCGTACTGGTGGGCCAGATCGCCAGGCGACCTACAGATGTTTGATGTGCCTGACGTGCCGGTGCCCACCCTCAACATTCATCCGATTCTTTACGAGTATGAATACAACAAGTGGATGGAAAGGGTGGGAGCTATACCGGAAGCTGTAGTCGACCTTGACCCAAACTACAAGCCGTTACCCCCGAGGGATCTCGCGCCGGAACTTATGACGGTTCTGAGGTTCGGCAGAACACCAACTTGGCCAGAACTCTGGCGGGACGCGATCTCATCGCCCTACTTCGCTTGGCCAAACTACAAGCCCTGTCTGAGCGGCCCGATAACCTGCTTCACTTGTCTCAAGCCCCTGGACATCCCGTATGCCCAGGAGCCGGAGGGTGCTTTCGGAAACTATGACGGTGAGGCACCATTCGAAGATGCCGTGATCGTCGAGGGATGCTCTCATATAATGGGCGCCGACTGCCTCCAGGCGTGGTTGGAATCCAAATACCCAAATGATGGCCAAAAGGACTTTTACCGTTGGGTCCGCGGCGAGATCATGCTAGGCGAATGGGATGAAGATTTTCAACAAAGAATCAAACCCTATCACGAGAACCCGGCCCTGCGGAGAACTATCGAACCTGGTTGCCCCATATGTGCTGCTCCCCAAACAATCGACACAAACTATGGCACAGAAACCATGGATCGCAGCGCCGTGACCTTCAAGTTCCCCAACATTAAACGCATCAACGTGCAGTGCATTCGGTCGTACGCCGAAATGACCGAAAACGACATGCTCGTTGCTGGGTTTCCATGGATTGTACTGCGGTCCAAGAAGAGCTATCgcgaggaggtggaaagGCAACGAGTCTACTTTAGAACCATATTAGAACAATACGAACAGCTGGGTTGCGAAACACATCCGGACGTCCCCGGCGGGCCTTACAATGCCCTGGATTACGCCTATTTGAGGAACAAGGCCTACGAACGTGTGCTCATGCTCCACGTGGGAGAGTTGCTTTATCAAGATCACCTGTGGAGATCACAGAACCCACACGTGGATGTTGACTCGGGCTCGGACGAGGATATGATGGATATAGATGATGACGACAATAatccaccgccgccgggggggggagggccTGGCGCTGGAAACCGTCAACAGCCACGAACACCACCGAACCGGCAACCGCGACCACCAGTGGTGCATCGACCGCCGCGGCCGGCAAACCCACCGAACCCGGGCCTGGCGCGGCCGCCGATTGTCCCACGGTGGTTGAAACAAAGCAAGCGCAATCCCAACCCCTATCCAAGGCCGCTGGATCCAAACGAgccggcaccaccgccagtcCTTCCGGCGCCGGACCCCTGGCCCCTGGACTATGACACTCCGGAAGAGCTGAACCCCCTTCGGTGTCCCTGGTGCGGCAGAGACGATTTCAAAAAAGCCACCCAAAGGCGCAAGCACGAGTACAGGTTTCATAACCGCCCTGACCTGGGAATGGCGGGAAGGCTAGCTCGAGATGACCGTCGCGCTGCAAGGAAAGACGCAGCAGACATGCTCCGAGCAGCGCGTCGACTGCAAGAACTTCAGGCAGCGGACCCACCGCAAGGGGACGAGCAACAACTTCGACAAGCGCAGCAAGCCTGGCTGGATGCGCGGAGACCACTGCGACCTGGGACGCAGCCGGATTCACCGCAACCGCCAGGAGAGGCCAGGACAGGCAGCCCGGCAGCGGAACGTGCAGGGCGACTGAGAGCCTTCTGGTCGGAACGTGCACAGCAGGATGAACAACAACGTGAGGAGTATAGGGCTAAGATACAGCGCGAAGCTACACGACGTGAGCTGGAACCACATGAAGAACTTTGGCTGCAAGGGGGTCGGGCTGAAGAGGCACTTGTAGCTGCCCGGGTTGGCcgggaacagcagcagcagcggttCGGGGCAGGGCGGGCTGAAGCAACAATTTTAGCTgtgcggcggcagcagcagcagcagcagccgccgcaGACACCAGAGCCCGAATCACCGCCTGACGATATATACGGCGTATCACCTCGCAGGTCATGAGGTAAGTTAGGTATACAGAATAGATGTCACATATCCGCTTGCTTGTTTAGCATGAATTCAACAAGGCCTGCCGCAGAAAAAGGG from Podospora pseudopauciseta strain CBS 411.78 chromosome 3, whole genome shotgun sequence encodes the following:
- a CDS encoding hypothetical protein (COG:S; EggNog:ENOG503NVG4), whose product is MIRLLQPINFPTLIHPHLSFRNKQLTIMDRAKQAVDEFVSKAGHHDTTVEERVAPAVKKETVRPTQHEEINTAIDKEVHQDHYHRKVQPIHDTEVLPEQHIHNRGKVVNREFDNRDNEATERALRAEAGKIKDERTVTGTTHTQSHAPVVQGEQVHHHVHETIQPVIHKETIQPSVVHTTVPIHEVHHEQAKHHGTTTLPAMSMNEFKQQGGALGGSSERYGAFEGCPKGVHQQGCGHEIGSGPAPNKMTSSTSRSTATTGTSGISSSMSSSEENISSTTGTTGLGSSSVNTEKAKPSLLDRLNPMKDADGDGKRGFMR
- a CDS encoding hypothetical protein (EggNog:ENOG503P7E7), encoding MGQKSSCLTHKHTDLGTASAEQHRQPENGTAQDLLKDIARKSKLQARGMSGKCQDGEASTGSSMHVAEQNGNAVGESASTKRLRITSTEDTDTETTVTAPVVQEVVKPHVHEIRQEEIHRDIHVHTNHTIIQPVYDLEALPPRHFVPDETGKLVEVSESDLPACTGRNAQWHIAAGPVPDKTKSKQALGTAAITKTGSPNSSSRAMNDSDTSSSTDSVPVMEVGQQEEAKPIVQKAAVPRSITTQANEGTTKKTSRLPKPSTAGQTTTVAAK